A genomic region of Notamacropus eugenii isolate mMacEug1 chromosome 3, mMacEug1.pri_v2, whole genome shotgun sequence contains the following coding sequences:
- the LOC140534017 gene encoding tubulin alpha-1B chain has protein sequence MRECISIHVGQAGVQIGNACWELYCLEHGIQPDGQMPSDKTIGGGDDSFNTFFSETGAGKHVPRAVFVDLEPTVIDEVRTGTYRQLFHPEQLITGKEDAANNYARGHYTIGKEIIDLVLDRIRKLADQCTGLQGFLVFHSFGGGTGSGFTSLLMERLSVDYGKKSKLEFSIYPAPQVSTAVVEPYNSILTTHTTLEHSDCAFMVDNEAIYDICRRNLDIERPTYTNLNRLISQIVSSITASLRFDGALNVDLTEFQTNLVPYPRIHFPLATYAPVISAEKAYHEQLSVAEITNACFEPANQMVKCDPRHGKYMACCLLYRGDVVPKDVNAAIATIKTKRSIQFVDWCPTGFKVGINYQPPTVVPGGDLAKVQRAVCMLSNTTAIAEAWARLDHKFDLMYAKRAFVHWYVGEGMEEGEFSEAREDMAALEKDYEEVGVDSVEGEGEEEGEEY, from the exons ATG CGTGAATGTATCTCTATCCACGTTGGCCAAGCTGGTGTCCAGATTGGCAATGCCTGCTGGGAGTTGTACTGCCTGGAGCATGGTATCCAGCCTGATGGTCAGATGCCAAGTGACAAGACCATTGGGGGAGGAGATGACTCCTTCAACACCTTCTTCAGTGAAACAGGAGCTGGCAAACATGTCCCCAGAGCAGTGTTTGTAGATCTGGAACCAACTGTCATTG ATGAAGTTCGCACTGGAACCTACCGCCAGCTCTTCCATCCTGAGCAGCTGATCACTGGCAAGGAAGATGCTGCCAATAACTATGCCCGTGGGCACTACACTATTGGCAAGGAAATCATTGACTTGGTTCTAGACAGGATTCGGAAGCTG GCTGATCAGTGCACAGGTCTTCAGGGCTTCTTGGTTTTCCACAGCTTTGGTGGTGGGACTGGCTCTGGTTTCACCTCTCTGCTGATGGAACGTCTGTCCGTTGACTATGGCAAGAAGTCCAAGCTGGAGTTCTCCATTTACCCAGCCCCTCAGGTTTCCACAGCTGTAGTGGAACCCTACAACTCCATTCTGACCACTCACACCACCCTGGAGCACTCTGATTGTGCCTTCATGGTAGACAATGAGGCCATCTATGATATCTGTCGCAGAAACCTTGACATTGAACGCCCAACCTATACTAATCTGAATCGCCTTATTAGTCAAATTGTGTCCTCCATCACTGCCTCTCTCCGATTTGATGGTGCCCTGAATGTTGATCTGACAGAGTTCCAGACCAACCTGGTGCCCTATCCCCGTATCCATTTCCCTCTGGCCACATATGCCCCAGTCATCTCTGCTGAGAAAGCCTACCATGAGCAACTTTCTGTAGCAGAGATCACCAATGCTTGCTTTGAGCCTGCCAACCAGATGGTGAAATGTGACCCTCGCCACGGTAAATACATGGCTTGTTGCCTGCTCTACCGTGGTGATGTGGTTCCCAAAGATGTCAATGCTGCTATTGCCACCATCAAGACAAAGCGTAGCATCCAGTTTGTGGATTGGTGCCCAACTGGTTTCAAGGTTGGCATCAATTACCAGCCTCCCACTGTGGTTCCTGGTGGTGACCTGGCCAAGGTACAGCGGGCTGTGTGCATGTTAAGCAACACCACAGCCATTGCTGAGGCCTGGGCTCGCCTGGACCACAAATTTGATCTGATGTATGCCAAGCGTGCCTTTGTCCATTGGTATGTGGGGGAGGGCATGGAGGAAGGAGAGTTCTCTGAGGCACGGGAGGATATGGCTGCCCTGGAGAAAGATTATGAGGAGGTTGGTGTGGATTCTGTTGAAGGAGAgggtgaagaggaaggagaagagtacTAG